A genomic window from Candidatus Methylacidiphilum fumarolicum includes:
- the rplK gene encoding 50S ribosomal protein L11, with protein MAKEVSAIVRLQIPAGQANPAPPVGPALGQHGVNIMAFCKEFNAATQKEAGNILPVVITIYKDKTFTFITKSPPASILLKKAANIASGSKEPNRTKVGKVTRAQIKDIVKIKWKDLNASTEEAAMRMIEGTARNMGIEVVD; from the coding sequence ATGGCTAAAGAAGTGAGTGCTATTGTTCGGTTGCAGATACCTGCTGGCCAGGCAAATCCTGCTCCTCCGGTGGGTCCGGCGTTAGGACAGCATGGGGTCAATATTATGGCATTTTGTAAGGAATTTAATGCGGCAACTCAGAAGGAGGCGGGAAACATATTGCCAGTGGTAATTACTATCTATAAAGATAAGACATTTACTTTCATTACGAAGTCCCCACCCGCTTCTATATTACTTAAGAAGGCTGCCAACATCGCAAGTGGTTCTAAAGAGCCAAATCGGACGAAAGTGGGAAAAGTAACTCGGGCTCAGATTAAGGATATTGTAAAAATCAAATGGAAAGATCTAAACGCTTCGACCGAAGAAGCAGCAATGAGAATGATCGAGGGGACAGCAAGGAATATGGGAATAGAGGTTGTAGATTAA
- the purN gene encoding phosphoribosylglycinamide formyltransferase, giving the protein MSNSKLVNIAVLGSGKGSNFLSIAKAVSMGELPARICVVVSDNPEALIIKKATELGIPTAVLPRGKYKTWLEPWIEEELVRILKKYHSELVVLAGFMRVLKETFLNAFEGRTVNIHPSLLPAFKGKEAWKAALEACVTETGCTIHWVSKEVDGGKIIAQSKVPVLPGDTSESLHARIQQAEHELYPKVLKDLCLDWIKKYAK; this is encoded by the coding sequence ATGTCAAATTCTAAGCTAGTCAACATTGCTGTGCTTGGTTCTGGGAAAGGTAGCAATTTTTTATCAATTGCTAAAGCGGTCTCCATGGGCGAACTCCCTGCTAGGATTTGTGTGGTTGTTTCGGACAATCCTGAGGCTTTGATTATAAAAAAAGCTACCGAGCTGGGTATTCCCACAGCAGTGTTGCCTCGTGGAAAATACAAAACTTGGCTTGAGCCATGGATTGAAGAAGAACTTGTTCGTATTTTAAAAAAGTATCATTCTGAGTTAGTTGTCCTAGCTGGCTTTATGCGTGTTTTAAAAGAGACTTTTCTTAACGCCTTTGAAGGCAGGACAGTAAATATTCATCCTTCTTTGTTGCCTGCTTTCAAAGGAAAGGAAGCGTGGAAAGCAGCGTTAGAGGCTTGCGTTACGGAAACTGGCTGTACCATTCATTGGGTCAGCAAAGAGGTGGATGGGGGTAAAATCATTGCCCAATCTAAGGTTCCTGTTCTGCCAGGTGATACCTCAGAAAGTTTACATGCTAGAATACAACAAGCTGAGCATGAATTGTATCCCAAGGTGCTGAAAGATCTCTGCTTGGATTGGATCAAAAAATATGCGAAATAA
- the rplJ gene encoding 50S ribosomal protein L10 produces MRTEKIALKEQISEIVKASSLIVLIDFTGLKVAVFSELRKRLRSVNCRCLVLKNTLLRLALKEAKMVMPQQNDAIVESFLKGPTAILFSEAKDVAGVAKVLKNFIAEFQLPKVKGAFMENALISEHDFLKLAELPSLEVLRGQLLGTLQLPAVRLVRLLNEPATALARLVEIYSKKEN; encoded by the coding sequence ATGAGAACAGAAAAAATAGCTTTAAAAGAACAAATTTCCGAAATTGTCAAAGCTTCTTCATTGATTGTTTTGATTGATTTTACGGGGCTAAAGGTTGCCGTTTTTTCTGAATTAAGAAAAAGGCTAAGATCGGTCAATTGTCGCTGCCTTGTTTTGAAAAACACATTGCTAAGGCTTGCATTAAAAGAAGCCAAAATGGTTATGCCTCAGCAGAATGATGCTATCGTAGAGAGCTTTTTGAAAGGTCCAACAGCGATTTTGTTTTCGGAAGCTAAAGATGTGGCTGGGGTGGCCAAAGTTTTGAAAAATTTTATTGCTGAGTTTCAACTGCCAAAGGTTAAGGGTGCTTTCATGGAGAACGCCCTTATTAGTGAGCATGATTTTCTGAAATTAGCGGAGTTGCCTAGTTTGGAAGTTTTAAGGGGACAACTTCTTGGGACTCTTCAATTACCTGCGGTAAGATTGGTGAGATTACTTAACGAGCCAGCTACTGCCCTTGCACGATTGGTAGAGATCTATTCAAAGAAGGAAAATTAA
- the nusG gene encoding transcription termination/antitermination protein NusG, producing the protein MKVEYSNAPIDEIAEKSQKMQWYALHVLSGQEEKVKKNLEKRIKTEEMQDLVGEVIIPVERVSEVRKGKRIELNRKLYPGYVFIQIQLRDSSGKLIERCWYFIRDTPGVIGFADGENPLPMPKEQVEGMLRQIQERTESILPKTVFSVGDRVKVGDGPFLNSEGVIEEVDLERGKLRVSVNIFGRSTPVELEYWQVEKAT; encoded by the coding sequence ATGAAAGTGGAATATTCTAATGCGCCAATAGATGAGATTGCTGAAAAATCTCAGAAGATGCAATGGTATGCATTACATGTTCTTTCTGGACAGGAAGAAAAAGTTAAAAAAAATTTAGAAAAGAGGATCAAGACCGAAGAAATGCAGGATCTTGTTGGCGAAGTAATTATTCCTGTAGAAAGAGTATCAGAAGTACGAAAGGGGAAAAGAATTGAGCTTAATAGAAAACTCTATCCAGGCTATGTATTTATCCAGATTCAATTAAGGGATAGTTCTGGAAAGTTAATTGAGCGCTGTTGGTATTTTATTCGAGATACTCCTGGCGTGATAGGATTTGCGGATGGAGAAAATCCTTTACCTATGCCTAAGGAACAAGTTGAGGGGATGTTGAGGCAAATTCAGGAAAGGACAGAAAGTATTTTACCCAAAACTGTTTTTTCCGTTGGGGATCGAGTCAAAGTGGGAGATGGGCCCTTTTTGAATTCTGAGGGGGTAATTGAAGAAGTTGATTTGGAAAGAGGCAAACTGAGGGTTTCTGTTAATATTTTTGGGCGTTCTACCCCGGTAGAACTCGAGTATTGGCAAGTAGAAAAGGCGACTTAA
- a CDS encoding adenylyltransferase/cytidyltransferase family protein yields the protein MNTRGALLGMETSFWFIPMDKVVAFRQFLEARSIVVTNGCFDLFHFGHLTLLREAKKLGDFLWVGINGDQSVKELKGAERPYFSEWERATIVGSFKYVDAVTIFPEARATTFLSLVRPVIYVKGADYSSQTIHQEEKEVLERCQSLIKFVPLYPGRSTSGIVERIRKGAQSAD from the coding sequence ATGAATACGCGAGGTGCTTTATTGGGAATGGAAACAAGCTTTTGGTTTATCCCCATGGATAAAGTGGTTGCTTTTCGTCAGTTCCTAGAAGCCAGAAGCATTGTCGTGACCAATGGTTGTTTTGATCTCTTCCATTTTGGACATTTAACCCTTCTCAGAGAGGCAAAAAAATTGGGAGATTTTCTTTGGGTAGGAATCAATGGGGATCAGTCGGTAAAAGAATTAAAAGGGGCTGAAAGACCTTACTTCTCTGAGTGGGAAAGAGCAACTATCGTTGGATCTTTTAAGTATGTGGATGCTGTGACTATTTTTCCAGAAGCACGAGCCACGACATTTCTTTCTTTGGTCAGGCCTGTGATTTATGTTAAGGGTGCAGACTATTCTTCCCAAACGATCCACCAGGAGGAAAAAGAAGTTCTAGAGAGATGCCAGTCGCTCATCAAATTTGTTCCCTTATATCCTGGTCGATCGACTTCGGGAATAGTTGAAAGAATACGAAAAGGAGCCCAGTCTGCAGATTAA
- a CDS encoding preprotein translocase subunit SecE — protein sequence MAISWIEIVNIVVLFLSAALLVWLWKKRGTLIRAFIGEVIVELKKCTWPWDPKEKGIRKYKELIDSTLAVSIYSIILAAIVTSADFILVRVVHFIITLHF from the coding sequence ATGGCTATTTCTTGGATTGAGATTGTTAACATTGTTGTCCTTTTTTTGAGTGCAGCTCTCTTAGTCTGGCTCTGGAAAAAAAGGGGGACATTGATTCGAGCTTTTATTGGAGAGGTTATCGTTGAGCTAAAAAAGTGTACATGGCCATGGGATCCAAAGGAAAAGGGGATAAGAAAATATAAAGAATTGATTGATTCGACATTGGCTGTGTCCATATATTCCATTATATTAGCGGCAATAGTGACTTCTGCTGATTTTATATTAGTAAGGGTAGTGCATTTTATAATAACGCTACATTTTTAG
- the rplA gene encoding 50S ribosomal protein L1, whose protein sequence is MDWEEKLMAKKRSKRYRLAAEKIEKNRTYSLPEALELLQKMPKARFDESIDVAFHLGVDPKQSDQMVRGTVSLPHGSGKSMKIAVFAKGSAAESAKEAGADYVGYEDLIKKVQEGFTDFDVAIATPDAMQEVRKLGKILGPRGLMPNPRTGTVTEDVVGAIKEFRKGKVEFKVDKTANLHVVAGKASFPNEALGDNIKAIVEAVAKAKPHSSKGKYFQSMAISLSQSPSIHVDPSSVVK, encoded by the coding sequence ATGGATTGGGAGGAGAAACTCATGGCGAAGAAAAGAAGCAAAAGATACCGGTTGGCTGCTGAGAAAATTGAAAAGAATAGGACCTATTCTTTGCCTGAGGCATTAGAGCTATTACAGAAAATGCCTAAAGCACGATTCGACGAATCAATAGATGTGGCTTTTCATTTAGGGGTGGATCCTAAGCAAAGTGATCAGATGGTTCGTGGGACGGTGAGCCTACCACATGGATCAGGAAAATCAATGAAAATAGCTGTTTTTGCCAAGGGGAGTGCGGCTGAAAGTGCAAAAGAGGCAGGAGCGGATTATGTTGGTTATGAGGATCTAATAAAAAAAGTGCAAGAGGGATTTACTGATTTTGATGTGGCTATCGCGACACCCGATGCGATGCAGGAGGTTAGGAAACTTGGAAAAATTCTTGGACCAAGAGGGCTCATGCCTAATCCTAGAACGGGAACGGTCACAGAAGATGTTGTTGGCGCTATAAAGGAGTTTAGGAAGGGAAAAGTTGAATTTAAGGTGGACAAGACGGCTAACCTCCATGTAGTAGCTGGGAAAGCTTCTTTCCCCAATGAGGCCTTGGGAGACAATATAAAAGCTATTGTGGAAGCGGTGGCAAAAGCTAAACCACATTCCTCTAAAGGCAAATACTTTCAGTCTATGGCCATATCTTTAAGCCAATCGCCAAGTATCCATGTTGATCCTTCTTCAGTAGTCAAATAA
- the fumC gene encoding class II fumarate hydratase has product MVKYRKETDSLGTIDVPSDKYYGAQTARSLIHFSIGQEKMPIEVIRALALIKKAAALTNAELKLLSEEKKKWILKACDEIYQGQLDDHFPLHVWQTGSGTQTNMNCNEVIANRANELAGFPLGSKSPVHPNDDVNRCQSSNDVFPSAMHIAAALSIHNFLLPEVSKLRDAIESKSKEFFHIIKIGRTHLMDATPISVGQEFSGYVFQIDMGISHIRSSLEKVYGLAIGGTAVGTGINAHPLFGEEVAKKIAQWTNLPFFSVQNKFAYLAGHEPLLALSSALKGLAASLFKIASDIRLMGSGPRCGLAELILPENEPGSSIMPGKVNPTQAEALSMVCIEVMGNDTAVAIAGSQGNFELNVFKPLIIWNVLRSIRLLADACKNFRRFCIEGLQVNVKKLKEYVDNSLMLITVLTPKIGYDLAAKIVKKAYQENCSLKTAAIALGILTAEEYDRYVQPEKMIGIE; this is encoded by the coding sequence ATGGTAAAATACCGAAAAGAAACAGATTCTCTTGGAACTATTGATGTTCCTTCAGATAAATATTATGGAGCACAGACGGCTAGATCCTTGATTCATTTTTCAATTGGTCAAGAAAAAATGCCCATTGAGGTGATTAGAGCCTTGGCATTGATCAAGAAAGCTGCTGCATTAACCAATGCCGAATTGAAGTTGCTTTCCGAAGAGAAAAAAAAATGGATTCTGAAAGCTTGTGATGAAATTTATCAAGGTCAGCTGGATGATCATTTTCCACTTCACGTGTGGCAAACTGGCAGTGGCACTCAAACAAATATGAATTGCAATGAAGTCATTGCCAATCGAGCAAACGAATTGGCAGGGTTTCCTCTTGGATCTAAAAGTCCTGTACACCCTAATGACGATGTGAACCGCTGCCAGTCTTCTAATGATGTTTTCCCATCGGCTATGCATATTGCTGCAGCCTTATCAATTCACAATTTTCTTTTGCCTGAAGTTTCTAAGCTAAGGGATGCTATAGAATCGAAATCAAAGGAATTTTTTCACATTATAAAAATTGGTCGTACCCATCTGATGGATGCGACTCCGATTTCCGTTGGACAAGAATTCAGTGGTTATGTTTTTCAGATTGATATGGGTATTTCTCATATAAGATCTAGCTTAGAGAAAGTCTATGGATTGGCTATTGGCGGCACGGCTGTAGGCACCGGTATCAATGCGCATCCGCTTTTTGGAGAAGAGGTAGCAAAAAAAATAGCCCAATGGACGAATCTTCCCTTTTTTTCGGTTCAAAATAAGTTTGCCTATCTGGCTGGTCACGAACCACTTCTAGCATTAAGTTCGGCTCTTAAAGGACTTGCTGCCTCTCTGTTTAAAATTGCTTCTGATATTCGTCTAATGGGATCTGGTCCACGATGTGGTCTTGCGGAATTAATCCTTCCTGAAAACGAACCTGGCTCTTCTATTATGCCTGGCAAGGTGAATCCCACGCAAGCAGAGGCGCTCTCCATGGTTTGCATTGAGGTCATGGGTAATGATACAGCCGTAGCCATAGCGGGAAGCCAGGGGAATTTTGAATTGAATGTTTTTAAGCCTCTTATTATATGGAATGTCCTTCGGTCTATCCGTCTTTTAGCTGATGCATGTAAGAACTTTAGACGATTTTGTATCGAGGGTTTGCAAGTCAATGTGAAGAAGTTGAAGGAATATGTTGATAATTCGTTGATGCTTATCACAGTGTTGACGCCTAAAATTGGATATGATTTGGCTGCAAAAATCGTCAAAAAAGCATATCAGGAAAACTGCTCTTTGAAAACAGCAGCTATTGCATTGGGAATATTGACTGCAGAGGAATATGACCGGTATGTGCAGCCTGAAAAAATGATCGGAATTGAATAA
- the tuf gene encoding elongation factor Tu, producing the protein MAKEAFLRKKPHINVGTIGHVDHGKTTLTSAITFVLAKKGLAQKMAYEQIDKAPEEKERGITINTAHVEYESDKRHYAHVDCPGHADYIKNMITGAAQMDGAILVVSAADGPMPQTREHILLARQVGVPYIVVFLNKVDMVDDKELLELVELEVRELLTQYGFPGDKIPIIKGSALKALEGDPEYEKSILELVEAMDNYIPIPERPKDQPFLMPIEDVFNIEGRGTVVTGRVERGTLKRMEEVEIVGLRPTIKTVVTDIEMFRKTLDTAEAGDNVGILLRGIKKDDVERGQVVAKPGTITPHHKFKAQVYVLKKEEGGRHTAFFNGYRPQFFFRTTDVTGTVTLKEGVEMVMPGDNVEFTVELISSIAMEKSMRFAIREGGKTVGAGVVTEIIE; encoded by the coding sequence ATGGCAAAGGAGGCATTTTTAAGAAAAAAACCCCATATTAATGTGGGAACAATTGGTCATGTCGATCATGGTAAAACAACTTTAACTTCGGCTATAACATTTGTGCTCGCCAAAAAAGGGCTTGCACAAAAAATGGCTTATGAGCAGATCGACAAAGCTCCAGAGGAAAAAGAACGTGGTATTACCATCAATACGGCTCATGTTGAATATGAGTCGGATAAAAGACACTATGCTCATGTGGATTGTCCCGGTCATGCAGATTATATCAAAAACATGATTACTGGGGCAGCCCAAATGGATGGAGCGATCTTGGTGGTAAGTGCGGCTGATGGTCCGATGCCTCAAACAAGAGAGCATATCCTTTTAGCCCGGCAAGTGGGGGTTCCCTATATCGTTGTTTTTCTTAATAAAGTGGATATGGTCGATGATAAGGAATTACTGGAACTAGTCGAGCTCGAAGTAAGAGAGTTGTTGACTCAATATGGGTTTCCTGGAGATAAAATTCCGATTATTAAAGGAAGTGCCCTGAAGGCTCTAGAAGGAGATCCTGAATACGAAAAGAGCATTCTTGAGCTTGTCGAAGCGATGGATAATTATATCCCAATTCCAGAAAGACCTAAAGATCAACCCTTCTTGATGCCGATCGAAGATGTCTTCAACATTGAGGGTCGTGGTACCGTAGTCACAGGTAGAGTTGAGAGAGGGACATTAAAGCGGATGGAAGAAGTAGAGATTGTGGGGCTTAGGCCAACGATCAAAACAGTAGTGACGGACATAGAGATGTTTAGGAAGACTTTGGATACAGCGGAAGCAGGAGATAATGTTGGTATCTTGCTTCGAGGCATTAAAAAGGATGATGTGGAAAGGGGACAGGTCGTTGCTAAGCCTGGTACAATAACTCCTCATCATAAATTTAAGGCTCAGGTCTATGTTTTAAAGAAAGAAGAAGGAGGCAGACATACCGCCTTTTTCAATGGCTATAGGCCGCAATTTTTCTTCAGGACAACCGATGTGACTGGAACGGTTACATTGAAAGAAGGTGTGGAGATGGTCATGCCAGGGGATAATGTTGAATTTACAGTAGAGCTGATTTCTTCGATCGCCATGGAAAAGTCAATGCGCTTTGCCATTCGTGAAGGAGGAAAGACGGTAGGAGCTGGAGTTGTGACTGAAATTATTGAATGA
- the xseA gene encoding exodeoxyribonuclease VII large subunit: MKETELDLWQSDVARQNALFDGFSAPWTVSELTKKIRFLLEGQIGEVWVLGEISNLRIPSSGHCYFTLKDETAVINAVFFRSDAQKLTFELKDGLSVVVRGLLTVYETKGQYQLRVLEAKKKGAGSLLEKFEELKRKLSQEGLFDLSRKKKLPLFPEKIGIITSLKGAVIQDFSRILQRRAPGIRIYVRDVRVQGNGAAVEIARAIDEFSLAHEVDILVLARGGGSLEDLWAFNEEQVARALFRCRIPTVSAVGHETDFTIADFVADVRAPTPSAAAEIVSRDWEEWRQELEHLRQRIYRFSLQFIEIWKERLEKIRSSSSLAEPSRYVGLLRQNVDMLEQSLEKAAMVAVERIRTKQAQLRLRLQSFDPMQHIRSLAEALKLWGARLESVSPQVVLDRGYAMAFDQQGQLLKDAGKVVSGEKVIVVLSKGKLLGVVEKTVRNKEEDLPL, encoded by the coding sequence ATGAAAGAAACGGAATTGGATCTATGGCAGAGCGATGTTGCAAGGCAAAATGCTCTTTTTGATGGCTTCAGTGCCCCTTGGACGGTTAGCGAGTTGACAAAAAAAATTCGATTTCTTTTGGAAGGGCAAATTGGAGAAGTCTGGGTACTTGGGGAAATTTCCAACTTAAGAATTCCTAGCTCTGGACATTGTTATTTTACGTTAAAAGATGAAACTGCTGTGATCAATGCTGTATTTTTTAGGAGTGACGCCCAGAAGCTTACATTCGAGTTAAAAGACGGTCTTTCTGTTGTGGTCAGGGGGTTGTTAACGGTTTACGAGACAAAAGGGCAGTATCAACTCAGGGTGCTAGAAGCTAAGAAAAAAGGGGCTGGATCACTGTTAGAAAAGTTCGAGGAATTGAAACGAAAGCTTTCTCAAGAAGGCCTTTTTGATTTATCTAGGAAAAAAAAGCTCCCTCTTTTTCCAGAAAAAATAGGAATTATAACCTCTTTAAAAGGAGCAGTGATTCAAGATTTTTCCAGAATTTTGCAACGAAGAGCTCCAGGCATAAGAATTTATGTTCGAGATGTAAGAGTGCAAGGAAATGGAGCGGCTGTCGAAATAGCAAGGGCTATAGATGAATTTAGTTTAGCTCATGAGGTTGACATTTTGGTTCTAGCCAGAGGAGGTGGCAGCCTGGAAGACCTATGGGCCTTTAATGAGGAGCAAGTGGCAAGGGCGCTTTTTCGCTGTAGGATTCCAACAGTTTCTGCTGTCGGGCATGAAACAGATTTTACAATCGCTGATTTTGTTGCTGATGTGAGGGCTCCAACGCCTTCGGCGGCGGCGGAGATTGTATCCAGGGATTGGGAGGAATGGAGGCAAGAGCTTGAGCATTTGCGCCAGAGAATTTATCGGTTTTCTCTCCAGTTTATTGAAATATGGAAGGAACGGTTAGAAAAAATCAGGAGCAGTTCTAGTCTTGCCGAACCCTCCCGATACGTTGGATTGCTTCGGCAAAATGTGGATATGCTTGAACAATCCCTCGAAAAAGCGGCCATGGTGGCTGTCGAACGAATACGAACAAAACAAGCTCAATTGCGTTTACGCCTACAGTCCTTCGATCCTATGCAGCATATTCGTAGTCTTGCAGAGGCATTAAAACTTTGGGGAGCTAGGCTCGAATCGGTTAGCCCTCAGGTTGTTCTCGACAGAGGCTATGCAATGGCCTTTGATCAACAGGGCCAACTACTAAAAGATGCTGGTAAGGTTGTCAGTGGAGAAAAAGTCATTGTCGTTCTTTCAAAAGGAAAGCTGTTAGGAGTAGTGGAGAAAACAGTTCGAAACAAAGAGGAAGATCTTCCTCTTTGA
- the rplL gene encoding 50S ribosomal protein L7/L12: MADLDTLVDQLSKLTILEASELVKKLEAKWGVSAAAPVAVAAAAPTGAQQAAEAPAEEKTTFAVHLKEIGPNKIAVIKEVRAAIAGLGLAEAKALVEGAPKLLKDGVSKEEAEEIKKKIEAAGAKVEIK, translated from the coding sequence ATGGCTGATCTGGATACGCTTGTCGATCAATTAAGTAAACTAACGATATTGGAAGCTTCTGAGCTAGTAAAAAAATTGGAAGCCAAGTGGGGGGTTAGTGCTGCAGCTCCTGTAGCAGTGGCAGCAGCAGCCCCGACTGGAGCTCAGCAAGCTGCAGAAGCTCCTGCAGAAGAGAAAACAACCTTTGCGGTCCATCTGAAAGAGATTGGGCCAAATAAAATTGCCGTGATTAAAGAGGTAAGGGCAGCGATTGCTGGTCTTGGGCTGGCAGAAGCCAAAGCGCTTGTCGAAGGGGCTCCAAAACTTCTAAAAGATGGAGTATCAAAAGAGGAAGCTGAAGAGATAAAGAAAAAAATAGAGGCTGCTGGAGCTAAAGTCGAAATTAAATAA